A single window of Paludibacter jiangxiensis DNA harbors:
- a CDS encoding GNAT family N-acetyltransferase, with product MAHLNSCDSQGIGRKLMEAIEVRAREKGCSRITLEVRHDNVKAQTLYVSLDFQEADPPMYYWRKNL from the coding sequence TTGGCTCATCTCAATTCGTGCGACAGCCAGGGCATTGGTCGGAAGCTTATGGAGGCCATTGAAGTTCGTGCCCGCGAGAAAGGTTGTAGCCGCATCACCCTCGAAGTGCGTCATGACAATGTGAAAGCGCAAACCCTCTACGTCAGCCTCGATTTCCAGGAAGCCGATCCCCCTATGTACTACTGGCGCAAGAATTTGTAA
- the fucI gene encoding L-fucose isomerase, whose translation MSKYPKVGIRPIIDGRQYGVRESLEDQTMNMAKSAAALISSKLRYPDGTPVECVIADTTIGRVPQAAACAEKFEKEGVGLTLSVTPCWCYGTETIDLNPYYPKAIWGFNGTERPGAVYLAAALAGHAQKGIPAFGIYGHDVQDSTDTSIPADVEEKILRFIKAGLAVAMMRGKSYLGIGGQCMGIAGSVVDPDFFQDYLGIRVEAVDEVEIIRRVEGEIYDKEEFAKAMAWTEKYCKSNEGQDYNVPEKQSSSEKREKDWEYVVKMTIIMRDLMIGNPKLKELGFAEEALGHNAILAGFQGQRQWTDFMPNGDFSEALLCSSFDWNGIREAFVLATENDSLNGIAMLFGHLLTNTASIFSDVRTFWSPEAVKRVTGYDLEGPAANGIIHLINSGATCLDATGEQTNDEGQPAMKPFWDITEEEVLKCLDATTWYPADKGYFRGGGYSSNFLSKGGMPVTMLRVNRIKGLGPVLQIAEGWTVDLPADVHNAINVRTDKTWPTTWFAPRLNDSQQFKDVYSVMNNWGANHGAISYGHIGADLITLASILRIPVCMHNVEEDKIFRPAAWNAFGMDAEGSDYRACQTYGALYK comes from the coding sequence ATGTCTAAATATCCGAAAGTAGGGATTCGTCCCATTATCGACGGGCGCCAGTACGGTGTTCGTGAAAGTCTGGAAGACCAGACTATGAATATGGCCAAAAGTGCCGCTGCTCTTATCTCTTCAAAGTTGCGTTATCCTGACGGAACTCCTGTTGAATGTGTAATTGCCGACACTACTATTGGTCGCGTGCCACAGGCTGCTGCCTGTGCTGAGAAATTTGAAAAAGAGGGAGTGGGTCTTACTCTTTCCGTAACTCCCTGCTGGTGCTACGGAACAGAAACCATTGACCTGAATCCTTATTATCCGAAAGCTATCTGGGGTTTCAACGGCACCGAACGTCCGGGAGCTGTATATCTGGCCGCAGCGTTGGCTGGTCATGCTCAAAAAGGTATTCCTGCTTTCGGAATCTACGGTCACGATGTGCAGGATAGTACTGATACCAGTATTCCTGCTGATGTGGAAGAAAAGATTCTGCGTTTCATCAAAGCAGGATTGGCTGTGGCCATGATGCGCGGAAAATCGTATCTCGGCATCGGCGGCCAGTGCATGGGTATTGCTGGTTCGGTAGTTGATCCCGATTTCTTCCAGGATTATCTGGGTATTCGTGTGGAAGCCGTAGATGAAGTTGAAATCATTCGACGCGTTGAAGGTGAAATTTATGATAAGGAAGAGTTTGCCAAGGCAATGGCATGGACTGAAAAATATTGCAAGTCGAACGAAGGCCAGGATTACAATGTGCCTGAAAAACAAAGCTCTTCCGAAAAGCGTGAAAAAGACTGGGAATATGTGGTCAAAATGACCATCATCATGCGTGATCTGATGATTGGAAATCCGAAGCTGAAAGAGTTGGGTTTTGCGGAAGAAGCGCTCGGTCACAATGCAATTCTGGCCGGTTTTCAGGGACAACGTCAATGGACCGACTTTATGCCAAACGGCGATTTCTCCGAAGCATTGCTCTGCTCTTCTTTCGACTGGAACGGGATTCGCGAAGCTTTTGTTTTGGCAACCGAAAACGACTCGTTAAACGGTATCGCGATGTTGTTTGGTCACTTACTGACCAACACTGCTTCTATTTTCTCAGATGTACGTACCTTCTGGAGTCCGGAAGCTGTGAAACGAGTAACGGGCTACGATCTCGAAGGTCCTGCTGCCAATGGTATTATCCACCTGATCAACTCAGGGGCTACCTGTCTGGATGCAACCGGTGAACAAACCAATGACGAAGGTCAGCCGGCAATGAAACCTTTCTGGGATATTACCGAAGAAGAAGTGTTGAAATGTCTCGACGCTACCACCTGGTATCCGGCCGATAAAGGTTATTTCCGTGGCGGAGGTTACTCTTCCAACTTCCTTTCCAAAGGAGGAATGCCGGTAACGATGCTGCGTGTGAACCGGATCAAAGGCTTGGGTCCGGTGTTGCAAATCGCCGAAGGATGGACCGTGGATCTTCCTGCTGATGTTCACAATGCCATCAACGTGCGTACCGATAAAACATGGCCGACCACCTGGTTTGCTCCGCGCCTGAATGACTCGCAACAATTTAAAGACGTGTACAGCGTGATGAACAATTGGGGCGCCAACCACGGTGCAATCAGCTACGGACACATTGGTGCCGATTTGATTACCCTGGCTTCTATACTTCGCATTCCGGTTTGCATGCATAATGTGGAAGAGGATAAAATCTTCCGTCCGGCAGCCTGGAACGCATTCGGTATGGATGCCGAAGGTTCCGACTATCGTGCTTGCCAGACTTACGGGGCGTTGTATAAATAA
- a CDS encoding L-rhamnose mutarotase, with amino-acid sequence MTTHNLKQGYPAKQFGQPTKRYCQQLDLVDDAALIEQYKYWHAPANNWAEIAAGIRSVGILEMEIYLHKNHAFMIVEVPADFDWDSAFAKLATLDRQEEWEAFVAKFQCSKPGATSDEKWQLMARIYALTECK; translated from the coding sequence ATGACCACTCACAACTTAAAGCAGGGTTATCCTGCAAAACAATTCGGGCAACCGACCAAACGCTATTGTCAACAACTTGATTTGGTGGACGATGCCGCCTTGATTGAACAATATAAATATTGGCACGCTCCGGCTAATAACTGGGCGGAAATTGCTGCCGGAATCCGCAGTGTGGGTATCCTTGAAATGGAGATTTACCTGCATAAAAATCATGCTTTTATGATTGTGGAAGTGCCTGCCGATTTCGACTGGGACAGCGCTTTTGCCAAACTTGCTACGCTCGATCGTCAGGAAGAATGGGAAGCTTTTGTCGCTAAATTCCAGTGCTCGAAACCGGGTGCTACATCCGACGAAAAGTGGCAACTGATGGCGCGTATTTATGCTCTGACCGAATGCAAATAA
- a CDS encoding alpha/beta fold hydrolase gives MKKVIFLLIINLVLDSMIINGQVVDTLIDNGGYKLHFSILPGKGMPILFETGYRDNIKVWQDIVQSISEITGAPVISYDRQGFGKSTIDSKCKSIKDEIAGLETALSKLGYFKEIMLVSHSLGGFYNTVYAIRNKEKVKGIVFVDASMACIFSDDVIDKMGLNSSLLELVKTMKQLPPLSPDIPVIDIISEQNVMRDNRWKTCHDNFVSEAPNRKGILAFKTSHYIFRDNNRLVTDAIVSLYADIQKPKVRSAILEKAYAHELASANDDYRKLVEYQHSYDDLNAWSKSLSQNGDLTKALQVMELNAKFYPEKTETISKLAETFLKIGDKESAEAYYKKAKELNLDNKNTTKILEQISKIVFVPESLQSQYIGQYELNKMPISIIRENNKLFLSFNNTKSAMYFVSDADFFIAEYRDEIKIQKDPDGKISGLLFRGLKAIKLK, from the coding sequence ATGAAAAAAGTTATTTTTCTTCTGATAATTAATCTAGTATTAGATTCAATGATTATTAATGGTCAAGTCGTTGATACATTAATAGATAATGGAGGCTATAAACTGCATTTTTCCATCCTTCCAGGAAAAGGAATGCCTATCTTATTTGAAACAGGTTACAGAGATAATATTAAGGTATGGCAAGATATTGTTCAGTCCATTTCCGAAATAACTGGTGCGCCCGTGATATCTTATGATCGCCAGGGATTCGGTAAAAGCACTATTGATTCAAAATGCAAAAGCATTAAAGATGAAATAGCCGGGCTTGAAACTGCATTGTCAAAACTTGGCTATTTTAAGGAAATTATGCTCGTATCTCACTCTTTAGGTGGTTTTTATAATACCGTTTATGCGATTCGAAATAAAGAAAAAGTGAAAGGAATTGTATTTGTCGATGCAAGTATGGCCTGTATTTTCTCTGATGATGTAATTGATAAAATGGGACTAAATTCTTCTCTGTTGGAGTTGGTGAAAACCATGAAACAATTACCTCCTCTTTCCCCAGACATACCTGTGATTGATATAATTTCAGAACAAAATGTGATGAGAGACAATCGGTGGAAAACCTGTCATGATAACTTTGTTTCAGAAGCTCCGAATCGAAAGGGAATTTTAGCTTTCAAAACAAGCCATTATATTTTTCGGGACAATAACAGACTTGTTACAGATGCTATTGTTTCTCTTTATGCGGATATTCAAAAACCTAAAGTCAGATCAGCTATACTTGAAAAGGCTTATGCTCATGAGCTGGCTTCTGCTAATGATGATTATCGGAAATTAGTAGAATATCAACATTCCTATGATGATCTTAATGCATGGAGTAAATCATTGTCTCAAAATGGCGATTTGACAAAAGCCCTTCAGGTAATGGAGCTAAATGCAAAATTTTATCCGGAAAAAACAGAAACAATCAGTAAACTTGCCGAAACTTTTCTTAAGATAGGGGACAAAGAATCAGCAGAAGCTTATTACAAAAAAGCAAAGGAGCTTAATCTCGATAATAAGAACACAACTAAAATACTGGAACAGATAAGCAAAATAGTTTTTGTGCCTGAATCGCTTCAGTCTCAGTATATAGGGCAATACGAACTGAACAAGATGCCGATTTCCATAATTAGAGAAAATAATAAACTTTTCCTGAGCTTCAATAATACAAAAAGTGCAATGTACTTTGTTTCTGATGCCGATTTCTTTATTGCAGAATATCGGGATGAAATTAAAATACAGAAAGATCCCGACGGAAAAATCAGTGGATTATTATTTCGTGGCTTGAAAGCAATAAAATTGAAATAG
- a CDS encoding fibrobacter succinogenes major paralogous domain-containing protein gives MKNLIPFPALIALMVISFASCRQNDNVPTNKIVPPIFNTNVSYGTMTDADGNTYKTVTIGTQTWMAENLRTTKYNDGTKIPNLTDNSEWVNATTEAYCTILNTSDPDIIHLFGCLYNWNAINSGKLAPKGWHVPTDDEWTQLIEYLGGEYVASPKLKEAGTTHWSASTAEVTNESGFTAVPGGTRCVSCSVNDEGFGGGAETGCWWSSTESNIGLAWGRVLHNSSRTVFRLENYKTNGLSVRLVKD, from the coding sequence ATGAAAAATCTAATTCCATTTCCTGCTCTTATCGCTTTGATGGTGATTTCATTCGCCTCCTGCAGGCAGAATGATAACGTACCCACAAATAAAATTGTACCTCCGATTTTCAATACGAACGTTAGCTATGGCACCATGACCGATGCGGATGGCAATACTTACAAAACCGTAACCATCGGCACGCAAACATGGATGGCCGAGAATCTTCGCACCACAAAGTATAACGATGGCACAAAAATTCCCAACCTTACGGACAATTCAGAGTGGGTAAACGCAACGACGGAAGCATATTGCACTATTCTCAACACGTCAGATCCGGACATTATCCATCTTTTCGGATGTTTATACAATTGGAATGCTATCAACAGTGGCAAACTGGCACCAAAAGGTTGGCATGTACCCACCGATGACGAATGGACACAACTAATCGAATATTTAGGTGGCGAGTACGTGGCCAGCCCCAAACTAAAAGAGGCCGGCACAACTCACTGGTCCGCATCTACCGCCGAAGTCACAAATGAATCAGGTTTTACTGCTGTTCCCGGAGGTACACGCTGTGTCAGTTGTTCTGTCAACGATGAAGGATTTGGAGGGGGAGCAGAGACCGGCTGCTGGTGGAGTTCAACAGAGAGTAATATCGGTTTAGCGTGGGGTCGGGTTCTGCACAATTCATCTAGAACAGTATTCCGTTTGGAAAATTACAAGACTAACGGATTATCCGTCCGACTCGTGAAGGATTGA
- a CDS encoding GNAT family N-acetyltransferase → MTTITDIEIEDCDFSNPEHLNGICDLLNAYIRDQMGGGTPLNKLQQLRLVDGLNNHPTAIVLLALAGERPVGMLVAFENFSTFTVRPMVNIHDLIVLPEFRGLGVGRKLMEAIEIRARGKGCSRITLEVRHDNVKAQTLYVSLDFQEADPPMYYWRKNL, encoded by the coding sequence ATGACGACAATAACTGATATTGAAATAGAAGATTGCGATTTCAGCAATCCCGAACATCTCAATGGTATTTGTGACCTGCTTAATGCATACATTCGCGACCAGATGGGCGGTGGCACGCCTCTCAATAAATTGCAGCAATTACGTCTTGTAGACGGATTGAATAATCATCCGACAGCTATTGTATTGCTGGCACTGGCCGGCGAACGTCCTGTGGGTATGCTGGTGGCATTCGAAAATTTCTCCACCTTTACGGTACGTCCGATGGTAAATATTCACGACCTGATTGTGCTGCCCGAATTCAGAGGTTTGGGCGTCGGTCGGAAGCTAATGGAGGCCATCGAAATTCGTGCCCGCGGCAAAGGTTGCAGTCGCATCACCCTCGAAGTGCGTCACGACAATGTGAAAGCGCAAACCCTCTATGTCAGCCTCGATTTTCAGGAAGCCGATCCTCCCATGTACTATTGGCGCAAGAATTTGTAA
- a CDS encoding sigma-54 interaction domain-containing protein, with protein MFCERTKRNCFAESDLTFLFTISDIISKSQNINKDLELVLANLCKFLNAQYSMITIINRNAAIIEISAAYGLTDEEKHRGVYKIGEGVIGEVVRTKKAKIIADVSKDPHFLNKTGIATDLVHNTAFLCIPIISEDEITGTLSIHKYYSRVTDFSPELKFMNLVGLLIGKNVALRQKQIEEMEQLRAENRRLKESPLAHRPDNIVGNSSLMNDLYGMIEKVAPINTTVMIRGESGVGKELIAEAIHRASTRKNGPFIKVNCSALPETLIESELFGHEKGSFTGANTQHAGRFEMADGGTIFLDEIGEVPLSIQVKLLRVLQQRQFERVGGTKTLDVNVRVITATNRNLEDMIKENKFREDFYYRINVFPIYVPALRERRADIPILVDHFIDKLNRINGTAVKRITSGALDLLMMYHWPGNIRELENVIERAMVLSSDNVIRSYTLPPTLQTAASSGTPSKGTLNNVLEKVEKQMILDTLIATRGNSAKAAQTLGITERIMGLRIQKYQIDVQNYKHLSDDDNN; from the coding sequence ATGTTTTGCGAACGCACCAAGCGGAACTGTTTTGCAGAGTCCGACCTGACCTTTCTGTTTACAATCAGTGACATTATCAGTAAGAGCCAGAATATCAATAAAGACCTGGAGCTGGTACTTGCTAATTTGTGTAAGTTCCTCAACGCACAGTATAGCATGATTACCATTATCAACCGCAATGCTGCTATTATAGAAATCAGTGCGGCATACGGACTGACCGATGAGGAAAAGCACCGGGGCGTGTATAAAATCGGAGAAGGGGTTATTGGAGAGGTGGTGCGCACGAAGAAGGCGAAAATTATTGCCGATGTTTCCAAAGATCCACATTTTCTCAATAAAACCGGAATAGCTACCGATCTGGTGCATAACACGGCATTCCTTTGCATTCCCATTATTTCCGAGGATGAAATTACCGGAACTTTAAGCATTCACAAATATTATTCCCGTGTTACCGATTTTTCTCCCGAACTGAAGTTTATGAATCTTGTTGGGTTGCTGATCGGCAAGAACGTGGCGCTCCGTCAAAAGCAAATTGAGGAAATGGAGCAACTTCGTGCCGAAAACCGCCGGCTGAAAGAGTCGCCGCTGGCTCATCGCCCTGATAATATCGTGGGTAATTCGTCGTTGATGAACGATCTGTACGGGATGATCGAAAAAGTGGCTCCGATAAATACCACCGTGATGATTCGCGGAGAAAGTGGTGTGGGAAAAGAGCTGATTGCCGAAGCAATACACCGGGCCAGTACCCGTAAAAACGGACCGTTTATTAAAGTCAACTGCTCGGCATTACCCGAAACGTTGATTGAAAGCGAACTGTTCGGACACGAAAAGGGTTCGTTTACCGGAGCCAATACCCAACATGCAGGTCGTTTCGAAATGGCCGATGGCGGAACCATCTTTCTGGATGAGATCGGCGAAGTGCCGTTGTCTATTCAGGTAAAACTCTTGCGGGTGCTGCAACAACGGCAGTTCGAGAGGGTGGGAGGTACTAAAACACTCGATGTGAACGTGCGGGTGATTACGGCGACCAACCGCAACCTTGAAGATATGATCAAGGAAAATAAATTCCGCGAAGATTTTTACTACCGCATCAACGTTTTTCCGATCTATGTGCCGGCTTTGCGCGAACGCCGTGCCGATATTCCTATTTTGGTCGATCATTTTATCGATAAACTGAACCGCATTAACGGTACTGCCGTGAAGCGGATTACCAGCGGAGCGCTCGACTTGCTGATGATGTATCACTGGCCGGGCAATATCCGTGAATTGGAGAATGTGATCGAACGAGCCATGGTGCTTAGTTCCGACAACGTGATCCGTTCCTATACCCTGCCTCCCACGCTGCAAACGGCAGCCTCTTCGGGAACTCCCAGCAAGGGAACGCTCAACAATGTGCTCGAAAAGGTGGAGAAACAGATGATTCTGGACACTCTCATTGCCACTCGCGGTAACAGTGCAAAAGCTGCTCAGACGCTGGGAATTACCGAACGGATTATGGGTTTACGCATCCAGAAGTATCAAATAGATGTTCAAAACTATAAACATCTTTCCGATGACGACAATAACTGA
- a CDS encoding TetR/AcrR family transcriptional regulator: MVANKAIQEQRMKGYFIQATKDILKGEGLKGVSVRNVAQQAGYSYSTIYNYFKDVNDLVFVCISDFQQECASFVADQAQSSAPGIDRLKKLVVGYVNFFVEYPGLFELFYLAKVGDFGHKEATINVINSSLDAICEKEWNYCIARGMVKAADVERLKAQLRYMVIGLLLLYLNRRFPASYSEFMNQLTIQINAILGSETSSGQTAANTAQGGPLVQNSLISVNIK; the protein is encoded by the coding sequence ATGGTTGCAAACAAAGCTATTCAGGAGCAACGGATGAAAGGATATTTCATTCAGGCGACAAAAGATATCCTTAAGGGAGAAGGACTTAAGGGAGTGAGTGTGAGAAATGTTGCCCAACAGGCAGGGTATTCGTATTCAACTATTTACAACTATTTCAAAGATGTGAACGATCTTGTTTTTGTCTGTATTTCCGATTTTCAGCAAGAGTGTGCTTCATTTGTTGCCGACCAGGCGCAGTCGTCTGCTCCGGGAATCGATAGGTTGAAGAAGCTTGTGGTTGGGTATGTGAATTTTTTCGTGGAATATCCGGGCCTTTTCGAGCTTTTCTATCTGGCCAAAGTGGGCGACTTCGGACACAAGGAAGCCACGATTAATGTGATTAATAGTTCGTTGGATGCTATTTGTGAAAAGGAATGGAACTATTGTATTGCACGAGGAATGGTGAAGGCCGCAGATGTGGAACGCCTTAAAGCGCAATTGCGTTACATGGTCATCGGTTTGTTGTTGCTGTACCTGAATCGTCGTTTCCCGGCTTCATATTCTGAGTTTATGAATCAGCTCACGATTCAGATAAATGCCATTTTGGGTAGTGAAACGTCATCTGGACAAACAGCCGCTAATACAGCTCAGGGTGGGCCACTTGTACAAAACTCATTGATCTCGGTCAATATTAAATAG
- a CDS encoding GntR family transcriptional regulator yields the protein MKFSNKVSKVNQVIDHITSEIADGVYALDDRLPSVNELSQKIHVSRDTVFKAYKELKQRGLIDAAPMKGYFVLDEVKRVLLLLDVYSPFKEKLYNAFVENLPENVKVDLLFHQYNEKLFDMIVGDSIGKYNSYVVMNFRYDEMTPSLLKLPSSKLLLLDFCSFPKEGLSYIGQNFDEGFYAVLESALEQLRKYKRLVFVFPEDSVHPKGAGDAFARFCRDYHFNYEVQRIHFQATDLSEGDAYVCIMTDDLVAVVAAANKAGYKFGKEVGVAVYNDMPLLEIIQEGVSAFSIDFARLGEMAASFVMTGEKIQVDMPTCFVERKSL from the coding sequence ATGAAATTTTCCAACAAAGTCAGCAAGGTAAATCAGGTGATCGACCACATTACGAGCGAGATTGCCGATGGCGTGTATGCTCTCGACGACCGGTTGCCTTCTGTCAACGAACTGAGCCAAAAAATTCATGTGTCGCGCGATACTGTTTTCAAAGCTTATAAAGAGTTGAAGCAGCGCGGACTCATTGATGCGGCTCCCATGAAGGGCTATTTTGTGTTGGATGAGGTGAAACGAGTGTTGCTGCTTCTGGATGTTTATTCTCCATTTAAAGAGAAGTTGTACAATGCTTTCGTGGAAAACCTGCCGGAAAATGTGAAGGTGGATTTGTTGTTTCATCAATACAACGAAAAGCTGTTTGATATGATTGTTGGCGACAGCATCGGAAAATACAATTCCTACGTGGTGATGAATTTCAGGTACGATGAAATGACTCCCAGCCTTTTGAAATTGCCGTCGTCGAAGCTTTTGTTGCTCGATTTTTGTTCTTTCCCGAAGGAAGGGCTTTCGTATATCGGGCAGAATTTTGACGAGGGATTCTATGCTGTTTTAGAATCTGCATTGGAGCAACTCCGAAAATACAAGCGTCTGGTTTTCGTTTTCCCCGAAGATTCGGTTCATCCCAAAGGAGCCGGCGATGCTTTTGCCCGTTTTTGCCGGGACTATCATTTTAATTACGAAGTTCAAAGGATTCATTTTCAGGCAACAGATTTGTCGGAAGGAGATGCATATGTTTGTATCATGACGGACGATCTCGTTGCTGTTGTTGCTGCCGCCAATAAAGCAGGATATAAATTTGGCAAAGAGGTGGGCGTGGCTGTTTATAATGATATGCCTTTGCTGGAAATCATTCAGGAGGGCGTTTCTGCCTTTTCAATCGATTTTGCCCGCCTTGGAGAAATGGCGGCCTCCTTTGTGATGACGGGCGAAAAAATACAGGTGGATATGCCTACCTGCTTTGTGGAACGTAAATCGTTGTAA
- the fucP gene encoding L-fucose:H+ symporter permease, producing MEKHKIVDKKYLLPFILVTSLFYLWAIPNNLNDILIPQFMKSFELNRLQAGLVQSAFYMGYFLLSLPAAYIMDRYNYKTGLLIGLVLYAMGAFLFYPAAIVGTYGLFLLALFVIASGLAFLETGSNSFIAVLGDPATSTQRLNFSQSFNPWGAMSGVLIGNIFIFSGVEHSEAQVEALKASGQYQSYLHSEILRVIPPYMVIGAIILVIAFVMWKVKFPAESETGTHRKMDTKKEGSHGHFSKLFQYPHFVKGVIAQFFYVGAQVGTWSFMISYVKDYLQRPEKEAGYFLFASLLAFGVGRFVSTALMRKINPHKLMGAYSLINVVLAAVSVLLPGQLGGYTLVASSFFMSLMFPTIFAFGVKGLGPNTKIGGSMIIMAIIGGAVWTPVMGLISDQTKSLALAMIIPLVCYIYIFYYALKGSVPSGPLYEKDETVIASH from the coding sequence ATGGAGAAACACAAAATTGTTGACAAAAAGTATTTATTGCCGTTTATACTGGTAACCTCGTTGTTTTACCTGTGGGCAATTCCGAACAATCTGAATGATATTCTGATTCCCCAGTTTATGAAATCGTTTGAGTTGAACCGCTTACAGGCAGGTTTGGTGCAATCGGCGTTTTATATGGGTTATTTTCTTTTGTCGCTGCCTGCAGCTTACATCATGGATCGTTATAATTATAAGACAGGACTGCTGATAGGACTGGTGTTGTATGCCATGGGGGCGTTCTTGTTTTACCCAGCAGCCATTGTCGGTACTTACGGGTTGTTTTTGCTGGCGTTGTTTGTGATTGCCAGCGGACTGGCTTTTCTTGAAACGGGATCAAACTCGTTTATTGCGGTTTTGGGCGATCCGGCAACATCCACCCAACGCCTCAATTTCTCGCAGTCGTTTAATCCGTGGGGAGCTATGAGTGGGGTCTTGATCGGTAATATTTTTATCTTCTCAGGTGTGGAACATTCCGAAGCTCAGGTGGAAGCACTCAAGGCCTCGGGGCAATATCAGAGCTATCTCCATAGCGAAATTCTCAGGGTAATTCCTCCGTATATGGTGATTGGAGCCATTATTTTGGTGATTGCTTTCGTGATGTGGAAAGTGAAATTCCCGGCAGAATCAGAAACCGGTACTCACAGGAAAATGGATACAAAAAAAGAGGGAAGCCATGGACATTTTTCCAAACTGTTTCAATATCCTCACTTTGTAAAAGGGGTGATAGCACAGTTTTTCTATGTGGGTGCACAGGTTGGAACATGGAGCTTTATGATTTCCTATGTGAAGGATTACCTGCAAAGGCCAGAAAAAGAAGCCGGCTATTTTCTGTTTGCTTCCCTGCTCGCGTTTGGTGTTGGCCGGTTTGTATCTACGGCTTTGATGCGCAAGATTAATCCCCATAAACTCATGGGGGCCTATAGCCTGATTAACGTAGTTTTGGCGGCAGTTTCTGTGCTGTTGCCCGGACAGTTGGGCGGATATACCCTGGTGGCATCGAGCTTCTTTATGTCGCTGATGTTCCCGACAATTTTTGCTTTTGGCGTGAAAGGTTTGGGCCCGAATACCAAAATCGGAGGTTCCATGATCATTATGGCGATTATCGGAGGAGCAGTATGGACACCGGTGATGGGTCTTATTTCCGATCAAACCAAAAGTCTGGCATTGGCAATGATCATTCCGCTAGTCTGTTATATCTATATATTTTATTATGCATTAAAAGGGTCAGTTCCATCCGGACCACTTTACGAAAAGGATGAAACTGTGATCGCGTCTCACTAA